The region ATTAGGGCTTCTGGCATTCCGTCGATAATCCGGGCTCACAGATCTATCTCTCCTCTTAGTTCGCCCCTTGGAGTTGTGGGTGTTATCATTCTTTTTTATTTCTGCAAGCGACTGCTCAATCGTTTTGAATGATTCCGCCTGCGCAAATACATCAGCCAACGATACAGGGTCCTTCCCTTGCAGGTGCTTCCAAAAATCTGTTCCCACACGTAGACCAACTATGAGAAGTATTTTCAGTGTTTCATAAGTTGCACCCCTCACCAAAGTAGACTCTGTGTTGAACCTTTTAAAGTATGAGGTCAAGCTTTCCCCCTCTTTCTGTTTCACATTGGCCAGCATGGTAACTGG is a window of Apium graveolens cultivar Ventura chromosome 11, ASM990537v1, whole genome shotgun sequence DNA encoding:
- the LOC141695683 gene encoding uncharacterized protein LOC141695683 — encoded protein: MKTLFLTQFQDAVKYTPPVTMLANVKQKEGESLTSYFKRFNTESTLVRGATYETLKILLIVGLRVGTDFWKHLQGKDPVSLADVFAQAESFKTIEQSLAEIKKNDNTHNSKGRTKRRDRSVSPDYRRNARSPNRVNVVNTLRKWSPPSNYERRLSNYTPLAASIDHIFEVNKDRGIFKKPDHLTSWKSRDKKKYCDYHESTGHDTHECRHLKDEIEELIKAGYLGEWIDKVK